Proteins from one Dysgonomonas sp. HDW5A genomic window:
- the mgtE gene encoding magnesium transporter, with amino-acid sequence MRKDLKHIVNQTQSLIKSGDKKKLRVYLDSLNISIIEDLIDELPDYAPLIIDTMSVNRAINVFRILDVPTQERVIKKLPKLKVSEIMRGLPPDDQTAFLGELKDEELSQQLLSLLSPEDKKEVSTLLAYPEDSVGRLMTPDYLAINKNYTVQETLDTIRRRGKNSETIDVIYILDDNGILLDDLRIRDLLVVDPHTPIADLMDDRLISLNAEDPQEEAIKVFKMNNRVALPVIASDKTLLGIVTIDDVLWLADEEYSEDMQRFGASGTLDEPYLDVPLYKLVWKRAGWLIVLFIGELLTASVMQYYEDQLAKVIVLAMFLPLMISSGGNSGSQASTLIIQAMAVGDVQLSHWWRVFRREIISGLSLGIILGVIGFIRIYVWHFIFPHLYGDHWIMVATTVSLSLVGIVLWGSLIGSMLPFILRRLGADPATSSAPFVATIVDVTGLMIYLTIASIIFGSVLN; translated from the coding sequence ATGAGAAAAGATCTCAAACACATCGTTAATCAAACTCAATCACTGATCAAATCAGGAGATAAAAAAAAGCTAAGAGTATACCTCGACAGCTTAAATATCTCAATAATAGAAGATCTGATAGATGAGTTGCCTGATTATGCTCCGCTTATTATTGATACAATGAGTGTAAATAGAGCTATAAACGTTTTTAGAATTTTGGACGTCCCAACTCAAGAGCGAGTCATAAAGAAACTTCCAAAATTGAAAGTTTCTGAAATTATGAGAGGACTTCCTCCTGATGACCAAACAGCATTTTTAGGAGAACTTAAGGACGAAGAATTATCACAACAATTATTATCACTGCTTTCTCCCGAAGACAAGAAAGAAGTATCTACCCTACTCGCTTATCCCGAAGATAGTGTAGGTCGGCTAATGACACCGGACTATCTGGCGATTAATAAAAATTACACTGTACAAGAGACTTTAGATACAATCAGACGTAGAGGTAAGAATTCGGAAACAATTGATGTTATATATATACTGGACGACAACGGAATTTTACTTGATGACCTTCGAATACGTGACTTATTGGTGGTTGATCCACATACTCCTATAGCTGATTTGATGGACGACAGACTTATTTCACTGAATGCTGAAGATCCTCAGGAAGAGGCAATCAAGGTATTCAAAATGAATAACAGGGTTGCTTTACCTGTAATTGCATCCGATAAAACACTGTTAGGTATTGTTACCATTGATGATGTTTTATGGCTGGCAGATGAAGAGTATTCAGAGGATATGCAGCGATTTGGAGCCAGTGGTACTCTTGATGAACCCTACTTGGATGTACCTCTCTATAAATTGGTATGGAAGCGTGCAGGTTGGCTTATTGTTCTGTTTATAGGAGAATTACTCACAGCATCAGTAATGCAATATTACGAGGATCAATTGGCTAAAGTTATTGTTTTGGCAATGTTTCTGCCTCTTATGATTTCTAGTGGAGGTAATAGCGGATCACAAGCATCAACACTTATTATACAGGCAATGGCTGTAGGAGATGTACAGCTTTCACATTGGTGGCGTGTATTCAGACGGGAAATTATATCAGGACTTAGTCTGGGTATTATATTAGGTGTTATCGGTTTTATACGTATTTATGTGTGGCATTTTATATTTCCTCACTTATATGGCGATCACTGGATAATGGTAGCTACAACAGTATCCTTATCTTTAGTTGGGATTGTTCTTTGGGGATCGTTAATCGGCTCAATGCTTCCATTTATTTTACGCAGATTAGGTGCGGATCCTGCTACATCATCTGCTCCTTTTGTAGCAACTATCGTTGATGTGACGGGACTGATGATATATTTGACAATAGCGAGCATTATATTCGGTTCAGTACTTAATTAA
- a CDS encoding DUF3806 domain-containing protein encodes MSKQQESDDENFEHKSFEIEGRTVEYKTKIVDKVEQDLLNLGEKDKEFIAYSLVDAEILLTQLSSEKNLSNYSAQDLDELVYLWLHKRNNFKLVSEEEFVNAIGSAFGNCMNQAYGTKWTIISDEYGNDFACVSENPVFQTFPFSSIWKAIEHNREGSLQAIMDLIRKHLDDGSFGS; translated from the coding sequence ATGAGTAAACAACAAGAGTCGGATGATGAAAATTTTGAACACAAATCATTTGAAATCGAAGGACGCACAGTTGAATATAAAACTAAAATAGTAGATAAGGTTGAGCAAGACTTGCTTAATCTAGGAGAGAAGGATAAAGAGTTTATAGCATACAGCTTAGTAGATGCTGAAATTCTATTGACTCAACTTAGTTCAGAGAAAAATTTATCGAATTACTCAGCACAAGACTTGGACGAACTTGTTTATTTGTGGTTACACAAACGTAATAATTTCAAACTGGTGAGTGAAGAAGAGTTCGTTAATGCCATCGGATCTGCTTTTGGTAATTGTATGAATCAAGCATATGGAACTAAATGGACTATTATAAGTGATGAGTATGGAAACGATTTCGCTTGTGTATCAGAAAACCCTGTATTCCAGACATTTCCTTTTAGTTCTATATGGAAAGCAATAGAACACAACAGAGAAGGGTCGTTACAAGCAATTATGGATTTAATTAGAAAACATCTGGATGATGGTTCTTTCGGAAGCTAA
- a CDS encoding pyridoxal phosphate-dependent aminotransferase — MGQVADRIANLSASETLAMSQKSSELKAQGIDVINLSVGEPDFYTPDHIKEAAKKAIDDNFSFYSPVTGFLSLRKAICSKLEKENNLSFQPDQIVCSNGAKQSVYNVLASVVNKGDEVIIPAPYWVSYIEMVKLAEGTSVIVTAGIEQNFKITPAQLESAITAKTRAIILCSPSNPTGSIYSKSELEALANVLAKHPNIIILADEIYEHINYVGKHESIAQFENVRDRVVIINGVSKGYAMTGWRLGWIAAPKWIADACNKLQGQVTSGPSSITQKAAEAAYTGDQSCIETMRQAFERRRDLVYKLTSEIEGFKIEKPDGAFYVFPDCSYYLGKSFNGRKIENSGDLAMFLLEEGHVACVGGQAFGAPNCIRFSYATADELLVEALKRVKETLAKLK, encoded by the coding sequence ATGGGACAGGTAGCAGATCGTATCGCTAATCTTTCGGCATCCGAAACATTGGCAATGTCACAAAAGAGCTCTGAATTGAAAGCTCAGGGTATAGATGTTATTAATCTGAGTGTAGGTGAGCCGGATTTTTATACTCCGGATCATATAAAGGAGGCAGCGAAAAAAGCGATAGATGACAACTTTTCATTCTATAGCCCTGTAACCGGATTTTTGTCTTTACGAAAAGCTATTTGCTCGAAACTGGAAAAAGAAAATAATTTAAGTTTTCAGCCCGACCAAATTGTTTGTTCAAATGGAGCTAAACAATCGGTTTATAATGTTCTTGCTAGTGTCGTTAATAAGGGAGACGAGGTGATTATTCCTGCTCCATATTGGGTAAGTTATATCGAAATGGTAAAATTAGCCGAAGGAACAAGTGTTATTGTTACTGCGGGAATCGAACAAAATTTTAAAATAACACCTGCTCAGCTTGAAAGTGCAATCACAGCAAAAACGCGTGCTATTATTCTGTGTTCACCTTCTAATCCTACCGGAAGTATATATTCTAAGTCAGAATTAGAAGCTTTAGCAAATGTATTGGCTAAACATCCGAATATAATTATTCTTGCCGATGAAATATATGAGCATATCAATTATGTAGGAAAGCATGAAAGTATAGCTCAGTTTGAGAATGTTAGAGACCGTGTTGTAATTATAAATGGCGTATCTAAAGGATATGCGATGACAGGATGGCGTTTGGGATGGATAGCTGCTCCTAAGTGGATTGCTGATGCTTGTAATAAATTGCAGGGACAAGTTACGTCGGGGCCATCATCTATTACTCAAAAGGCAGCAGAAGCCGCTTATACAGGCGATCAGTCATGTATTGAGACTATGCGTCAAGCTTTTGAACGTCGTCGAGATTTGGTTTATAAGTTGACATCTGAAATAGAAGGATTCAAAATAGAAAAGCCGGATGGAGCATTTTATGTATTTCCTGACTGTTCGTACTATTTAGGTAAATCGTTTAACGGTCGAAAAATCGAAAACTCCGGAGATTTAGCTATGTTCTTATTAGAAGAGGGGCATGTAGCCTGTGTTGGAGGACAAGCTTTCGGAGCTCCTAATTGTATTCGCTTTTCGTATGCTACGGCAGATGAATTACTTGTAGAAGCTTTAAAGAGAGTAAAAGAAACTTTGGCAAAATTAAAATAA
- a CDS encoding bifunctional 3,4-dihydroxy-2-butanone-4-phosphate synthase/GTP cyclohydrolase II gives MLDIKLDTIEEAIEEIKKGNFVVVVDDEDRENEGDLIIAAEAITPEKVNFMETHAKGLLCVPLTGERCDELDLPMMVTSNTSVHATPFTVSVDLLGHGCTTGISSFDRSQTILALAKAETKAEDLGRPGHVFPLRARDKGVLSRIGHTEAAVDLAKLAGLYPAGVLIEIKKEDGEMARLPELMKFSKDFGLKIISVADLVKYRLSRESLIEKGVEVNMPTEYGDFRLIPFKQKSNGLEHIALIKGTWSADEPILVRVHSSCMTGDIFGSKRCECGEQLHKSMEMIQKEGKGVIVYLNQEGRGIGLMAKIEAYKLQEEGLDTVDANLHLGYNADERDYGVGAAILRDLNIKKMRLLTNNPVKRVGLESFGLEVVGNLPIEIAPNKYNEAYMKTKKDRMGHILHNLD, from the coding sequence ATGTTAGATATAAAATTAGATACTATCGAAGAAGCGATAGAAGAGATAAAGAAAGGTAACTTTGTTGTTGTAGTTGATGATGAAGACCGTGAAAATGAAGGAGATCTGATAATTGCAGCAGAAGCAATTACTCCAGAAAAAGTGAATTTTATGGAAACTCATGCGAAAGGACTTCTTTGCGTTCCTTTAACAGGAGAAAGATGCGATGAGTTGGATTTGCCAATGATGGTTACCAGCAATACATCTGTACATGCTACACCTTTTACCGTATCTGTAGATTTATTAGGACACGGTTGTACTACAGGTATTTCTTCATTTGATAGATCTCAGACCATTTTAGCCTTAGCTAAGGCCGAAACAAAAGCCGAAGACTTAGGACGCCCTGGTCACGTCTTCCCTCTTAGAGCAAGAGATAAGGGTGTGTTGAGTCGTATAGGGCACACTGAAGCGGCTGTTGATTTAGCAAAATTAGCGGGATTATATCCGGCAGGTGTTTTGATCGAAATAAAAAAAGAAGACGGAGAAATGGCACGTCTTCCCGAATTAATGAAATTTTCTAAAGACTTTGGTCTTAAAATTATATCGGTGGCAGATCTGGTTAAATATAGATTAAGCCGTGAATCTTTGATTGAGAAAGGTGTTGAAGTTAATATGCCTACTGAATACGGCGATTTCCGTTTGATTCCTTTTAAACAAAAGTCAAATGGTTTAGAACACATTGCTTTGATAAAGGGTACATGGTCTGCCGATGAACCAATTTTAGTTAGAGTACATTCGTCTTGTATGACCGGAGATATTTTCGGATCCAAACGTTGTGAATGTGGCGAGCAGTTGCATAAATCGATGGAGATGATCCAAAAAGAGGGTAAGGGAGTGATTGTCTACCTGAATCAAGAAGGCAGAGGTATTGGTCTTATGGCAAAAATAGAGGCTTATAAGCTGCAAGAAGAAGGTCTGGATACAGTAGATGCAAATCTACACTTAGGTTATAATGCAGATGAGCGTGACTATGGTGTAGGAGCGGCAATACTAAGAGATTTGAATATAAAGAAGATGCGTTTATTAACCAATAATCCTGTGAAGCGAGTAGGACTTGAGTCTTTCGGATTAGAAGTTGTTGGCAATTTACCTATCGAGATTGCTCCTAATAAGTATAATGAGGCTTATATGAAGACTAAAAAAGATAGAATGGGGCATATCCTACATAATTTGGATTAA
- a CDS encoding LptF/LptG family permease: MLRIKRLYLYILQTFVPVFFMTFAICLFIILMQFLWKYVEDLVGKGLDTHVLAELFLYAALTLVPMALPLAILLASLMSFGNLGERYELLAIKAAGISLLRAMRPLIILMVLVCIGAFFFQNDIIPKINVKFRTLMISVKQKSPELDIPEGSFYSGIDNYNIYVKTKDKETGTLRDVMIYDVSKGFDNMAVIVCDSAKMKMSSNKDYLQLNLYNGQQFANFKQSGLGDRATVRNDKFVPYSRENFKEKEVIIPFDANFNRMDEASMDGTQIAKNVSQLRASVDSLTTIVDSLNINDRKVMLKYTYLSYRNNYQTDTTQVQEEKLDYSYSLDSVLNSLSPSERVSVYSEAMSRAEANKNDFMFRSISKIDTQKKIRQHNVELQRKFTLSFACLIFFFIGAPLGAIIRKGGLGMPVVVSVILFIIYYIIDNLGYKMARDGVWAVWQGVWLSSFILFPLGVFITYKAINDSALFNADAYRNYYVKLFGDRSLMTLNELFSTYDKRAKDALKVFAAFLLTSIAVTLTKGFISSTFSVLQWISGILYLFLLIDIFFTRQEFYSRVKEKIEISGIILNFTIGIPFYFILYFLHKNKMKKVLLSYKEQTIITNI; encoded by the coding sequence ATGTTACGTATAAAACGTTTATACTTATATATATTACAAACATTTGTGCCTGTGTTCTTCATGACATTTGCCATCTGTTTGTTTATTATATTAATGCAGTTTTTGTGGAAGTATGTCGAAGATTTAGTTGGCAAGGGTCTTGATACTCATGTGCTGGCTGAATTGTTCTTGTATGCTGCTCTAACATTAGTACCCATGGCATTGCCATTGGCTATATTATTGGCCTCTCTTATGTCTTTTGGCAATCTGGGCGAACGCTATGAGCTTTTGGCAATTAAAGCCGCCGGAATATCTCTTCTTCGAGCCATGCGTCCATTAATCATTCTCATGGTATTGGTTTGTATTGGGGCTTTCTTCTTTCAGAATGATATTATTCCCAAGATAAATGTTAAGTTCAGAACCTTAATGATTTCAGTAAAACAGAAATCTCCGGAATTGGATATTCCTGAAGGGTCTTTCTATTCGGGTATTGATAATTATAATATCTATGTAAAGACTAAAGATAAAGAGACCGGCACCTTGAGAGATGTGATGATATATGATGTATCTAAAGGTTTTGATAATATGGCTGTAATTGTTTGTGATTCAGCTAAAATGAAAATGTCTTCTAATAAAGATTACTTACAGCTTAATTTATATAATGGACAACAATTTGCAAATTTCAAACAATCGGGCTTAGGAGATAGAGCAACTGTTCGGAATGATAAATTTGTACCTTATAGTCGTGAGAATTTTAAAGAAAAAGAGGTTATAATTCCTTTTGATGCCAATTTTAATAGAATGGATGAAGCATCTATGGATGGAACCCAAATCGCGAAAAATGTTTCGCAGTTAAGAGCATCTGTTGATTCCCTAACAACCATAGTTGATAGTTTAAATATCAACGACCGAAAGGTGATGCTTAAATATACTTATTTGTCGTATCGGAACAATTATCAAACTGACACAACCCAAGTTCAAGAAGAGAAACTGGATTATAGTTATAGTCTGGATTCTGTATTGAACTCTCTTTCTCCATCCGAAAGAGTCAGTGTTTATAGTGAAGCAATGTCACGGGCCGAAGCAAATAAAAATGATTTTATGTTTCGCTCAATTTCCAAAATTGATACTCAAAAGAAAATACGACAACATAATGTTGAGCTGCAACGTAAATTTACCCTATCGTTTGCATGCCTTATCTTCTTTTTTATTGGTGCTCCGTTAGGTGCAATTATCCGAAAAGGAGGCTTAGGGATGCCCGTTGTAGTTTCTGTTATTCTATTTATTATCTATTACATCATAGATAATCTCGGATACAAAATGGCAAGAGACGGTGTTTGGGCTGTATGGCAAGGTGTTTGGCTAAGTTCTTTCATACTGTTTCCTCTAGGAGTATTTATTACTTATAAGGCTATAAATGACTCTGCCTTATTCAATGCTGATGCCTATCGAAATTATTACGTGAAATTATTTGGAGATCGTAGTTTAATGACATTAAATGAACTTTTCTCTACTTATGATAAAAGAGCAAAAGATGCATTGAAAGTATTTGCTGCATTTCTTTTGACTTCAATAGCGGTTACTCTGACTAAAGGTTTTATAAGCTCAACCTTTTCTGTTTTACAATGGATAAGTGGGATATTATATTTATTTTTACTTATTGATATATTCTTTACCCGACAGGAATTTTATTCAAGGGTAAAAGAGAAGATCGAAATATCGGGTATCATTCTGAATTTTACGATTGGAATACCATTTTATTTCATTTTATACTTTCTACATAAGAATAAAATGAAAAAGGTATTACTATCTTATAAAGAACAAACAATAATAACAAACATATAA
- a CDS encoding RNA-binding protein: protein MNIFIAGLSYSITDADLNDLFGEYGEIASAKVIMDRETGRSKGYGFVEMNDEASGQKAIDELNGAEYDGRTISVSVARPRTEGGAGGPRRSNSGGGFGGGNRRGGNSGGGFNRERY from the coding sequence ATGAACATTTTTATTGCTGGGTTAAGCTATAGTATTACAGATGCTGACCTAAATGATTTATTTGGAGAATACGGAGAGATCGCTTCTGCTAAAGTTATTATGGACAGAGAAACTGGTCGTTCTAAAGGTTACGGTTTCGTTGAAATGAATGACGAAGCTTCAGGACAAAAAGCTATTGATGAATTGAACGGTGCTGAGTATGATGGCAGAACTATTTCTGTATCAGTTGCACGTCCAAGAACTGAAGGTGGCGCAGGTGGTCCTCGTAGAAGCAATTCTGGCGGTGGCTTCGGCGGCGGTAACAGAAGAGGTGGCAACTCAGGTGGCGGTTTCAATCGTGAAAGATATTAA
- the ybaK gene encoding Cys-tRNA(Pro) deacylase — MKINKTNAARLLDKAKINYELIPYEVDESDLSAIHVAKQLNEPIEQLFKTLVLKGDKSGYFVCIIPGAEELDLKLAAKASGNKSCQMILMKDLLNVTGYIRGACSPIGMKKKYPTYIHSTCEDFDFIYISAGQRGLQIKIAPTDLLKVIEATVSILFEKE; from the coding sequence ATGAAAATCAATAAAACAAACGCTGCCAGATTATTAGACAAAGCTAAAATTAATTACGAGCTAATCCCTTACGAAGTTGATGAATCAGACCTCAGCGCTATCCATGTAGCGAAACAACTAAACGAGCCTATCGAGCAACTATTTAAAACTTTAGTATTAAAAGGTGATAAATCCGGATATTTTGTCTGCATAATACCGGGTGCAGAAGAACTTGATTTAAAATTAGCTGCAAAAGCCTCAGGAAACAAAAGTTGCCAAATGATCTTAATGAAAGATTTATTAAATGTGACAGGATACATAAGAGGTGCCTGCTCTCCTATCGGCATGAAGAAGAAATATCCAACATACATACATTCGACCTGTGAAGATTTCGATTTTATTTATATCAGTGCAGGACAAAGAGGCTTACAAATAAAAATAGCTCCGACTGACCTACTTAAGGTTATCGAAGCTACCGTATCTATACTTTTCGAAAAAGAGTAA
- a CDS encoding sodium:proton antiporter has protein sequence MELYYTFSILIVIATIFSYINVRFLKLPATIGIMVIAMIVSICLVFIGNLITTGPLQDFSKLIGSLNFSEILMNGMLNFLLFAGAIHININDLREQRLPVIIFSTLSVVISTFVIGFALYFLLNRLLPMVDLHLEIPFIYCLLFGSLISPTDPIAVLSILKEAKVSKSVETKVAGESLFNDGVAVVVFAVILKLAQGESVDLSFTNISWLFIKEAAGGFIVGLLLGYIAARAMKTANDYKVSVLITLSVVMGGSLIVHAMHISGPLAMVAAGLIIGESKRKRKESEVETSSHVGHFWELLDEVFNAILFLFIGFELLLIPNLHNYWLIGCICIVVVLFARYISIKIPTLIIPFKEKFSSGTIKILVWGGLRGGVSIALALSIAEGPFKQVLIAATYFVVVFSIIVQGLTIGKLAKKIKIS, from the coding sequence ATGGAATTATATTATACCTTTTCTATTCTTATTGTAATAGCTACGATTTTTTCGTATATTAATGTTCGGTTTTTAAAGCTACCTGCAACTATAGGTATTATGGTTATTGCCATGATTGTGTCAATTTGTCTTGTTTTTATTGGGAATTTAATAACAACAGGTCCATTGCAGGATTTTTCGAAACTGATAGGTAGCCTTAATTTCTCTGAGATATTAATGAATGGTATGCTTAATTTTCTATTGTTTGCCGGAGCTATACATATTAATATAAATGATCTGAGGGAACAGCGTTTACCTGTAATCATTTTCTCAACATTAAGTGTTGTTATATCTACTTTCGTAATTGGTTTTGCTCTCTACTTTTTATTAAATAGACTGTTGCCTATGGTCGATTTGCATTTAGAGATACCATTTATATATTGTTTGTTATTTGGTTCGTTGATTTCGCCAACTGATCCCATTGCAGTATTGAGCATATTGAAAGAGGCAAAAGTTTCGAAATCTGTAGAAACAAAGGTCGCCGGAGAATCATTATTTAATGATGGTGTTGCCGTTGTTGTTTTTGCCGTGATATTGAAATTAGCACAGGGAGAGTCTGTGGATCTTTCTTTCACCAATATATCATGGCTGTTTATAAAGGAAGCGGCCGGAGGTTTTATTGTGGGTCTTCTTTTAGGATATATTGCCGCAAGAGCAATGAAGACTGCGAATGATTATAAGGTTTCTGTCTTGATCACATTATCTGTGGTGATGGGAGGGTCGTTAATCGTTCATGCTATGCATATATCTGGTCCATTAGCTATGGTAGCAGCGGGGCTTATTATTGGAGAGTCTAAAAGGAAGCGAAAAGAAAGTGAAGTTGAAACAAGTAGTCATGTTGGTCACTTTTGGGAATTGTTGGATGAGGTGTTTAATGCAATTTTATTTCTTTTTATAGGATTTGAATTATTGTTAATACCTAATCTTCATAATTACTGGTTAATAGGTTGTATCTGTATTGTTGTAGTTTTATTTGCACGATATATTTCTATAAAGATTCCAACATTAATTATTCCTTTTAAAGAGAAGTTTTCAAGTGGTACAATAAAGATACTTGTTTGGGGAGGTCTTCGAGGAGGGGTTTCTATTGCTTTGGCTCTTTCTATAGCAGAAGGACCGTTTAAGCAAGTGCTTATAGCAGCAACTTATTTTGTTGTTGTGTTTTCTATTATCGTTCAAGGATTGACAATCGGCAAATTAGCTAAGAAAATTAAAATATCATAG
- a CDS encoding RNA polymerase sigma factor RpoD/SigA: MRQLKITKSITNRESASLDKYLQEIGREDLITVEEEVELAQAIKRGDRAALEKLTRANLRFVVSVAKQYQNQGLSLPDLINEGNLGLIKAAEKFDETRGFKFISYAVWWIRQSILQALAEQSRIVRLPLNQVGSLNKISKAFSKFEQENERKPSPEELAEQLDIPVDKISDSLKVSGRHISMDAPFVEGEDNSLLDVLVNDDAPIADRSLMNESLQQEIERALSTLTERESDIIKMFFGIGCQEMTLEEIGDKFQLTRERVRQIKEKAIKRLRQNSRSKLLKGYLG, from the coding sequence ATGAGACAGTTAAAGATTACAAAATCGATAACAAATCGAGAGAGTGCATCTTTGGATAAGTATCTTCAAGAGATTGGTCGTGAGGATCTTATCACTGTAGAAGAAGAGGTAGAATTGGCTCAGGCCATAAAACGAGGAGATAGAGCAGCGTTAGAAAAGCTAACAAGGGCTAACCTTCGTTTTGTAGTTTCTGTAGCGAAGCAATACCAAAATCAAGGATTAAGTTTACCTGACCTTATTAACGAAGGGAATTTAGGCTTGATTAAAGCTGCTGAGAAATTTGATGAAACCAGAGGGTTTAAATTTATCAGTTATGCTGTTTGGTGGATTCGCCAATCTATCTTACAAGCATTAGCAGAGCAATCGCGTATAGTACGTCTTCCTTTAAATCAGGTAGGTTCGCTAAACAAAATTAGCAAAGCTTTCTCAAAGTTTGAGCAAGAGAATGAGCGTAAGCCCTCACCCGAAGAATTAGCAGAGCAACTGGATATTCCTGTTGATAAAATCTCAGATTCTTTGAAGGTTTCAGGCCGTCATATTTCTATGGATGCTCCATTTGTGGAAGGTGAAGATAATAGTTTGCTTGACGTATTAGTAAATGATGATGCTCCTATTGCAGACCGTTCATTGATGAACGAGTCTCTTCAGCAGGAAATTGAAAGAGCCTTGTCTACTTTAACCGAAAGGGAAAGTGATATTATCAAAATGTTTTTTGGTATAGGCTGTCAAGAGATGACGTTAGAGGAAATTGGGGATAAATTCCAGCTTACGCGTGAGCGTGTTAGGCAAATTAAAGAGAAGGCAATCAAAAGATTGCGTCAGAATTCAAGAAGTAAATTACTTAAGGGTTATTTAGGTTAA